One segment of Falco peregrinus isolate bFalPer1 chromosome 4, bFalPer1.pri, whole genome shotgun sequence DNA contains the following:
- the BCLAF3 gene encoding BCLAF1 and THRAP3 family member 3 isoform X2, which produces MTRSRSRSPRWKQRSLSPAFRSPEHHRQRHAHVNYDCEYKSFRKDPKKPMPWRTEDKKYGQSNSRFAPHGNNHQRIYERRSPSPNLKRIPMEDTYSHKPYRTQSSERTESNRRCQLPPKYSEIPYKEHDRPFYHHKMEDRYMFEHYKATGNEKRMKAFHRPLGASCKLERKWHDDDLRHQRLHEEKYGQSPRRVSDEFTARSSLQKRYPEDHDYREYGHTSKRAKEMERYDGGEVARNSKWKQERSFPPYQEKEQRNLGAQSHRSAEREYSEGSVTKIAYEYGHKRRRHLDGEKPFSDDRAQKYVKQEDQKYSSSKGARNSKELDYCSGGRARRTEEGHVEVPVKYSSKKGCNACVNSSKTDADTRSFKNKPEERVRKEGEFRKKVESSDSQHDSSHTVSDMKMSDVNCRREHLTIKVDTKKMVNKYRTTSSHTTERQMSHDLVAVGRKTENFHPVFEHMESVTQNVENDPSREFTQEIITIIHQVKANYFASSDITLHERFSKIQDKPIANMNEVKICLDPEIHRRIDVSLAELQNKRTVPSESPQNIIRVSEDPNDLRHDIERRRKERLKNEDERVFHVDGVAPRNQQSCSLSKLQNSQLDGFQKPMRFIKPPFRKFIGKPHLSSFADGHLQSHYKSGLVQKGLYIQAKYQRLRSVGVRGFTTNKFGDGFLRKEKGNLNIAAET; this is translated from the exons ATGACAAGGTCTAGATCGAGATCACCACGATGGAAACAAag GTCCTTATCTCCAGCATTTAGGAGTCCAGAGCACCATAGGCAAAGGCATGCTCATGTTAATTATGACTGTGAATATAAAAGTTTTCGTAAGGACCCAAAGAAGCCTATGCCTTGGagaacagaagataaaaaatacGGACAAAGCAATTCCAGGTTTGCACCTCATGGAAATAACCACCAGAGAATATATGAACGTAGGTCACCTTCACCAAACCTGAAAAGAATTCCCATGGAAGATACTTACAGTCATAAGCCCTACAGAACACAATCttctgaaagaactgaaagcaaTAGGAGATGCCAGTTACCACCAAAATACTCGGAAATACCATATAAAGAGCATGATCGTCCGTTTTATCACCACAAAATGGAAGACAGATACATGTTTGAGCACTACAAAGccactggaaatgaaaaaagaatgaaagcttTTCATAGACCATTAGGGGCTTCATgtaaacttgaaagaaaatggcATGACGATGACTTGAGGCACCAGAGGTTACATGAAGAGAAGTATGGTCAGTCACCCAGAAGAGTTTCTGATGAATTTACGGCAAGGAGCTCTTTACAGAAGAG GTATCCTGAAGATCACGATTACAGAGAATATGGGCACACGTCTAAAAGGGCTAAAGAAATGGAGAGGTATGACGGTGGAGAAGTAGCAAGAAATTCCAAGTGGAAGCAAGAACGTTCTTTTCCACCCTATCaagaaaaggagcaaagaaaTCTGGGTGCCCAGTCCCACCGATCGGCTGAAAGGGAGTACTCGGAGGGTTCTGTCACAAAGATAGCCTATGAGTATGGTCACAAACGGCGCAGGCATCTGGATGGGGAAAAGCCTTTTTCAGATGATAGAGCTCAGAAGTATGTGAAGCAGGAAGACCAGAAATACAGTTCTTCTAAGGGTGCCCGGAATAGCAAAGAGTTAGATTACTGTAGCGGTGGAAGAGCGAGACGGACTGAAGAAGGGCATGTCGAAGTACCAGTTAAATATAGTTCAAAGAAGGGCTGCAATGCTTGTGTCAACTCTTCCAAAACAGATGCCGATACgagatcttttaaaaacaaaccgGAGGAAAGAGTAAGGAAAGAAGGGgagttcaggaaaaaagtagAGTCCTCCGATAGCCAGCATGATTCAAGTCATACTGTTTCAGATATGAAAATGTCAGATGTCAACTGTAGGAGGGAACACCTCACAATCAAAGTGGATACAAAGAAAATGGTGAACAAGTACAG GACTACTTCTAGTCATACTACAGAGAGACAGATGTCCCATGATCTGGTTGCTGTTgggaggaaaactgaaaattttcatcCAGTCTTTGAGCACATGGAATCTGTAACACAAAATGTTGAGAACGACCCATCAAGAGAATTTACTCAGGAAATAATCACAATTATCCATCAAGTTAAAG caaattattttgcatcTTCTGACATAACTCTACATGAACGGTTCTCAAAAATTCAGGATAAACCAATTGCAAATATGAATGAAGTTAAAATATGTTTGGATCCAGAAATACACAG GAGGATTGACGTGTCTCTAGCAGAACTTCAGAACAAACGAACTGTGCCATCTGAATCTCCTCAG AACATTATCAGAGTGTCAGAAGATCCAAATGATCTACGGCATGATatagaaaggagaagaaaagagagactGAAGAATGAAGATGAGAGAGTGTTTCATGTAGATGGTGTAGCTCCAAG GAACCAGCAAAGCTGCAGTCTTTCAAAATTACAAAACTCTCAACTCGATGGTTTCCAAAAGCCTATGAGGTTTATTAAGCCACCTTTCAGGAAATTCATTGGGAAACCTCACCTG agcagctttgcagatgGCCATTTGCAATCCCATTATAAATCAGGCTTAGTACAGAAGGGTTTATATATTCAGGCTAAGTACCAGCGGTTGCGTTCTGTTGGTGTAAGGGGATTTACCACTAATAAATTTGGAGATGGatttttgaggaaagaaaag GGAAATTTAAATATTGCAGCAGAAACCTGA
- the BCLAF3 gene encoding BCLAF1 and THRAP3 family member 3 isoform X1: MTRSRSRSPRWKQRSLSPAFRSPEHHRQRHAHVNYDCEYKSFRKDPKKPMPWRTEDKKYGQSNSRFAPHGNNHQRIYERRSPSPNLKRIPMEDTYSHKPYRTQSSERTESNRRCQLPPKYSEIPYKEHDRPFYHHKMEDRYMFEHYKATGNEKRMKAFHRPLGASCKLERKWHDDDLRHQRLHEEKYGQSPRRVSDEFTARSSLQKRYPEDHDYREYGHTSKRAKEMERYDGGEVARNSKWKQERSFPPYQEKEQRNLGAQSHRSAEREYSEGSVTKIAYEYGHKRRRHLDGEKPFSDDRAQKYVKQEDQKYSSSKGARNSKELDYCSGGRARRTEEGHVEVPVKYSSKKGCNACVNSSKTDADTRSFKNKPEERVRKEGEFRKKVESSDSQHDSSHTVSDMKMSDVNCRREHLTIKVDTKKMVNKYRTTSSHTTERQMSHDLVAVGRKTENFHPVFEHMESVTQNVENDPSREFTQEIITIIHQVKANYFASSDITLHERFSKIQDKPIANMNEVKICLDPEIHRRIDVSLAELQNKRTVPSESPQNIIRVSEDPNDLRHDIERRRKERLKNEDERVFHVDGVAPRNQQSCSLSKLQNSQLDGFQKPMRFIKPPFRKFIGKPHLNSYYSSKPTDTYPHRRIRGHLENAGPIRRHFKSSFADGHLQSHYKSGLVQKGLYIQAKYQRLRSVGVRGFTTNKFGDGFLRKEKGNLNIAAET, encoded by the exons ATGACAAGGTCTAGATCGAGATCACCACGATGGAAACAAag GTCCTTATCTCCAGCATTTAGGAGTCCAGAGCACCATAGGCAAAGGCATGCTCATGTTAATTATGACTGTGAATATAAAAGTTTTCGTAAGGACCCAAAGAAGCCTATGCCTTGGagaacagaagataaaaaatacGGACAAAGCAATTCCAGGTTTGCACCTCATGGAAATAACCACCAGAGAATATATGAACGTAGGTCACCTTCACCAAACCTGAAAAGAATTCCCATGGAAGATACTTACAGTCATAAGCCCTACAGAACACAATCttctgaaagaactgaaagcaaTAGGAGATGCCAGTTACCACCAAAATACTCGGAAATACCATATAAAGAGCATGATCGTCCGTTTTATCACCACAAAATGGAAGACAGATACATGTTTGAGCACTACAAAGccactggaaatgaaaaaagaatgaaagcttTTCATAGACCATTAGGGGCTTCATgtaaacttgaaagaaaatggcATGACGATGACTTGAGGCACCAGAGGTTACATGAAGAGAAGTATGGTCAGTCACCCAGAAGAGTTTCTGATGAATTTACGGCAAGGAGCTCTTTACAGAAGAG GTATCCTGAAGATCACGATTACAGAGAATATGGGCACACGTCTAAAAGGGCTAAAGAAATGGAGAGGTATGACGGTGGAGAAGTAGCAAGAAATTCCAAGTGGAAGCAAGAACGTTCTTTTCCACCCTATCaagaaaaggagcaaagaaaTCTGGGTGCCCAGTCCCACCGATCGGCTGAAAGGGAGTACTCGGAGGGTTCTGTCACAAAGATAGCCTATGAGTATGGTCACAAACGGCGCAGGCATCTGGATGGGGAAAAGCCTTTTTCAGATGATAGAGCTCAGAAGTATGTGAAGCAGGAAGACCAGAAATACAGTTCTTCTAAGGGTGCCCGGAATAGCAAAGAGTTAGATTACTGTAGCGGTGGAAGAGCGAGACGGACTGAAGAAGGGCATGTCGAAGTACCAGTTAAATATAGTTCAAAGAAGGGCTGCAATGCTTGTGTCAACTCTTCCAAAACAGATGCCGATACgagatcttttaaaaacaaaccgGAGGAAAGAGTAAGGAAAGAAGGGgagttcaggaaaaaagtagAGTCCTCCGATAGCCAGCATGATTCAAGTCATACTGTTTCAGATATGAAAATGTCAGATGTCAACTGTAGGAGGGAACACCTCACAATCAAAGTGGATACAAAGAAAATGGTGAACAAGTACAG GACTACTTCTAGTCATACTACAGAGAGACAGATGTCCCATGATCTGGTTGCTGTTgggaggaaaactgaaaattttcatcCAGTCTTTGAGCACATGGAATCTGTAACACAAAATGTTGAGAACGACCCATCAAGAGAATTTACTCAGGAAATAATCACAATTATCCATCAAGTTAAAG caaattattttgcatcTTCTGACATAACTCTACATGAACGGTTCTCAAAAATTCAGGATAAACCAATTGCAAATATGAATGAAGTTAAAATATGTTTGGATCCAGAAATACACAG GAGGATTGACGTGTCTCTAGCAGAACTTCAGAACAAACGAACTGTGCCATCTGAATCTCCTCAG AACATTATCAGAGTGTCAGAAGATCCAAATGATCTACGGCATGATatagaaaggagaagaaaagagagactGAAGAATGAAGATGAGAGAGTGTTTCATGTAGATGGTGTAGCTCCAAG GAACCAGCAAAGCTGCAGTCTTTCAAAATTACAAAACTCTCAACTCGATGGTTTCCAAAAGCCTATGAGGTTTATTAAGCCACCTTTCAGGAAATTCATTGGGAAACCTCACCTG AATTCTTACTATTCTTCAAAACCAACTGATACTTACCCTCACAGACGCATTAGAGGACACCTTGAAAATGCAGGACCCATCAGAAGGCACTTTAAG agcagctttgcagatgGCCATTTGCAATCCCATTATAAATCAGGCTTAGTACAGAAGGGTTTATATATTCAGGCTAAGTACCAGCGGTTGCGTTCTGTTGGTGTAAGGGGATTTACCACTAATAAATTTGGAGATGGatttttgaggaaagaaaag GGAAATTTAAATATTGCAGCAGAAACCTGA